Proteins encoded within one genomic window of Lampris incognitus isolate fLamInc1 chromosome 1, fLamInc1.hap2, whole genome shotgun sequence:
- the c7a gene encoding complement component C7, with translation MKRASLVQDCLANLPWLLVLIFSHRGLSNQRIHCQWGPYGEWSECDGCTNLKTRSRAMVVYAQFGGNPCDGERTQTSSCETTKGCPLEDGCGDRFRCRSGKCISRSLVCNGDQDCEEDNDDEHMCTLAQAHIVCENGENAGLPPNIEQLGLGYDAVLRMTKGSVINTKSFGGQCRMIFSGNHRAFYRLPLSVTQYNFLVQVQKDYSDEQYSSKWKYAKDIVNRETVRGTTSGYRNYDFHETEDKTQRRMLLVLKNKIEVAQFQHNAPQHLPISEEFWKALVKIPTVYDYAAYRQILKRFGTHYRSEGRLGGSLDVIVSIDQETATQRAQETWKYDECERTERWFLFFPIITENCDRDSRDRTLHRPPDVSRNIVLRKADVTGGQPQHAAALKNMDLNSPATNWEMYTSWSESVRSFPYVFKQTLRPLSELVKEVQCAEVKKVYLRRAIDQYLFESHPCHCRPCRNNGLAVMDGDKCVCICKRGTSGLACEQGQELEGQPGVINGGWSCWSAWTLCSGGQRSRSRSCSNPSPQNGGQHCNGEPIEKTECEDQELQYLKTMEPQCFDLSISAKERCGTPPALVNGFILDLKDVYLVGSRIEYTCTLGYHLIGNRILECAVDQTWSGSPGLCMKTRCKIDSLSKGVSASPWKESYDIGERITLSCPLGSQIRGESEIICDSSLQLSPNPAETTCSKVTVPQQRNTSAVHCKPWEKFSSGKCICKMPFECTSSLVVCASSRTGTLSISVCGMLAMQCLGRRVTLTEDSRCQWPKRTSTSCTNCPMWETCDAQTNMCRCKEPTECLVQGMSVCVRVGEDLTAANQTMSECEAGLRKCKGDTVTVISPVPCES, from the exons ATGAAG AGAGCAAGTCTTGTACAAGACTGTCTGGCAAACCTACCTTGGCTGCTTGTCCTAATATTTAGTCACAGAGG ACTTTCTAACCAGAGAATTCACTGCCAGTGGGGGCCTTATGGGGAATGGTCTGAGTGTGATGGTTGTACCAATTTAAAG ACGCGGAGCCGTGCCATGGTGGTCTATGCCCAGTTTGGAGGGAATCCATGTGACGGAGAGCGCACCCAGACCAGCAGCTGTGAGACCACCAAAGGCTGCCCCCTGGAGGATGGATGTGGGGACAGGTTCCGCTGCAGATCAG GAAAGTGTATCAGTAGGTCACTGGTGTGTAATGGAGATCAGGACTGTGAGGAGGATAATGACGATGAACATATGTGTACCTTGGCTCAAGCACACATCGTATGTGAAAATGGGGAGAACGCAGGCCTGCCACCTAATATTGAACAGTTAGGATTGGG GTATGATGCTGTCCTAAGAATGACGAAGGGCAGCGTGATCAACACAAAGAGCTTTGGAGGCCAATGTCGTATGATCTTCAGTGGTAACCACAGAGCTTTCTACAGACTGCCGCTCAGCGTCACACAGTATAACTTTTTG GTCCAAGTTCAGAAGGACTACAGCGATGAGCAGTACTCCAGTAAATGGAAGTATGCTAAGGACATAGTCAACAGGGAGACTGTAAGAGGCACTACATCAGGATACCGCAACTACGACTTCCACGAGACGGAGGACAAAACCCAG AGGCGCATGCTGCTGGTCTTAAAGAACAAGATAGAGGTCGCCCAGTTTCAGCATAACGCTCCTCAGCACCTCCCCATATCTGAGGAGTTTTGGAAGGCGCTGGTCAAAATCCCAACCGTCTATGACTACGCCGCCTATCGGCAGATCCTCAAGCGTTTCGGCACCCATTACCGCTCTGAGGGACGCCTCGGGGGCTCCCTCGATGTCATTGTCAGTATTGACCAAGAAACTGCCACACAGAGGG CCCAGGAAACTTGGAAGTATGACGAATGTGAAAGGACAGAACGCTGGTTTCTGTTCTTCCCCATAATCACAGAAAATTGCGACAGAGATAGCCGTGACCGTACATTGCATAGACCCCCAG atgtcAGCAGAAATATTGTTCTGAGGAAAGCAGATGTGACTGGAGGGCAGCCACAGCATGCTGCAGCACTGAAGAACATGGACCTCAATAGTCCGGCCACGAATTGGGAAATGTACACAAGCTGGTCCGAGTCTGTCAGATCATTTCCATATGTGTTTAAGCAAACG TTACGGCCTTTGTCAGAGCTGGTGAAAGAGGTGCAGTGTGCGGAAGTGAAGAAGGTGTACCTGCGCAGGGCCATAGACCAGTACCTATTTGAGAGCCACCCCTGCCACTGCCGGCCCTGCAGAAACAATGGCCTCGCTGTCATGGATGGAGATAAGTGCGTCTGCATCTGTAAGCGTGGGACATCTGGACTGGCCTGTGAGCAGGGACAAGAGTTGGAGGGTCAGCCAG GAGTGATCAATGGTGGCTGGTCCTGTTGGTCTGCATGGACGTTATGCTCTGGGGGTCAGAGGTCGAGAAGCCGATCCTGCTCCAATCCCTCTCCCCAAAATGGCGGTCAGCACTGTAACGGAGAGCCAATAGAGAAAACTGAATGTGAAGACCAGGAGCTACAATACTTAAA GACAATGGAGCCCCAGTGTTTTGACCTGTCCATCTCAGCAAAAGAGAGGTGTGGAACGCCACCTGCTCTTGTCAATGGCTTTATTctg GACCTTAAAGACGTATACCTTGTAGGTAGCAGGATTGAGTACACCTGTACTTTAGGTTACCATTTGATTGGCAACAGGATATTGGAGTGTGCGGTTGATCAAACGTGGTCTGGGAGTCCTGGATTGTGCATGA AAACAAGATGCAAGATCGATTCCCTCAGCAAGGGTGTCAGCGCCTCTCCATGGAAGGAGTCCTATGACATAGGAGAGAGGATTACTCTTTCCTGCCCCCTGGGCAGCCAGATACGAGGAGAAAGCGAGATCATCTGTGACTCTAGTCTGCAGCTTTCACCTAACCCAGCCGAGACCACATGTAGCAAAG TCACTGTACCACAACAACGGAACACTTCAGCAGTGCATTGTAAACCCTGGGAGAAGTTTTCCAGTGGCAAATGTATTTGCAAAATGCCTTTTGAGTGCAC ATCTTCTTTGGTGGTGTGTGCCTCCAGTAGAACAGGCACCTTGAGCATAAGTGTGTGCGGGATGCTTGCCATGCAGTGTCTAGGGAGAAGGGTTACGCTAACAGAGGACAGCAGGTGCCAGTGGCCAAAACGCACATCTACCTCGTGTACCAATTGTCCAATGTGGGAGACGTGTGACG CTCAAACCAATATGTGTCGATGCAAGGAGCCCACAGAATGTTTGGTCcaagggatgagtgtgtgtgtccgtgtcggAGAAGATCTGACTGCAGCCAATCAGACAATGAGTGAGTGTGAAGCAGGACTACGGAAATGCAAAGGAGACACAGTGACAGTCATTAGCCCCGTGCCCTGTGAGTCCTGA